The proteins below are encoded in one region of Myxocyprinus asiaticus isolate MX2 ecotype Aquarium Trade chromosome 13, UBuf_Myxa_2, whole genome shotgun sequence:
- the LOC127450206 gene encoding grifin-like, translated as MTLRFEASCPDGLCPGWSIILKGETPAEANKFEINFLCDHDDRIAFHFNPRFSESDIICNSFMASHWGQEERCSNFPFGVEEPFQIEIYSDNDNFHVYIDDTKIMQYKHRVEDLKTITKVQVVNDVNISSLEITKKHFY; from the exons GATGGTCTGTGTCCAGGATGGAGTATCATCCTAAAAGGAGAAACCCCAGCAGAAGCTAACAA GTTTGAGATTAATTTCCTGTGTGACCACGATGACAGAATAGCCTTCCATTTCAACCCCCGCTTCTCTGAGTCTGATATCATCTGCAACTCCTTCATGGCAAGCCACTGGGGACAGGAGGAGAGGTGCAGCAACTTCCCCTTTGGAGTAGAGGAGCCTTTCCAG ATTGAGATTTACTCTGACAATGATAACTTCCATGTTTACATTGATGACACCAAGATCATGCAGTACAAACATCGTGTGGAAGACCTGAAGACCATCACTAAAGTACAAGTGGTGAACGACGTCAATATCTCCTCTTTGGAGAtcaccaaaaaacatttttactga